A section of the Mycobacterium sp. 3519A genome encodes:
- a CDS encoding DEAD/DEAH box helicase, whose translation MTSHEPDQTGTALNFADLQIHPSVLQAVADVGYETPSAIQAATIPAMMEGSDVVGLAQTGTGKTAAFAIPILSKIDPSSRTTQALVLAPTRELALQVAEAFSRYGAHLNVNVLPVYGGSSYGPQLAGLKRGAQVVVGTPGRVIDHLEKGTLDVSHLDYMVLDEADEMLQMGFAEDVERILADTPEYKQVALFSATMPPAIRKITSKYLHDPVEVTVKAKTQTAENISQRYLQVAGPRKMDALTRLLEVEPFEAMIVFVRTKQATEEVAERLKARGFAAAAINGDIPQAVRERTINALKDGSIDILIATDVAARGLDVERISHVLNYDIPHDPESYVHRIGRTGRAGRSGTALLFVTPRERHLLNSIERVTRQKLVESELPSVDDVNAQRVEKFRDSITEALNAPGIDLFRKLIEGYERDHDVPMADIAAALALQSRDGEEFLMTEPPPEKRRERQDRPKREDGPRKPRERRSDLATYRISVGKRHKVMPGAIVGAIANEGGLHRSDFGHITIRLDHSLVELPAKLPKQTLKALEKTRIQGNLINLQPDRAPKRASGKPKRKHE comes from the coding sequence ATGACGTCGCATGAGCCGGATCAGACCGGCACCGCTCTGAACTTTGCTGACCTGCAAATACACCCGTCGGTGTTGCAGGCCGTTGCCGACGTCGGATACGAGACGCCATCGGCCATCCAGGCGGCGACCATACCCGCGATGATGGAGGGCTCCGACGTCGTCGGCCTCGCCCAGACCGGCACCGGCAAGACGGCCGCGTTCGCCATCCCGATCCTGTCCAAGATCGACCCGTCGAGCAGAACCACCCAAGCCCTCGTCCTGGCGCCCACCCGCGAACTGGCGCTGCAGGTCGCGGAGGCGTTCAGCCGCTACGGCGCGCACCTCAACGTCAACGTGCTGCCGGTGTACGGCGGCTCGTCCTACGGCCCGCAACTGGCAGGCCTCAAGCGCGGCGCCCAGGTGGTGGTCGGCACACCGGGCCGTGTCATCGACCATCTGGAGAAGGGCACCCTCGACGTCAGCCACCTCGACTACATGGTGCTCGACGAGGCCGACGAGATGCTTCAGATGGGCTTCGCCGAGGACGTCGAGCGCATCCTGGCCGACACCCCCGAGTACAAGCAGGTCGCGCTGTTCTCGGCGACCATGCCGCCCGCGATCCGCAAGATCACCAGCAAGTACCTGCACGACCCCGTCGAGGTGACGGTCAAAGCGAAAACGCAAACCGCCGAGAACATCTCGCAGCGCTACCTCCAGGTGGCAGGCCCGCGGAAGATGGACGCGCTGACGCGACTGCTCGAGGTGGAACCGTTCGAGGCGATGATCGTGTTCGTCCGCACCAAGCAGGCCACCGAGGAGGTCGCCGAACGGCTCAAGGCCAGGGGCTTCGCCGCGGCCGCGATCAACGGCGATATCCCGCAGGCGGTGCGCGAGCGAACGATCAACGCGCTCAAGGACGGTTCGATCGACATCCTGATCGCCACCGACGTGGCGGCCCGCGGCCTGGATGTCGAGCGCATCTCACACGTGCTGAACTACGACATCCCGCACGACCCCGAGTCCTACGTGCACCGCATCGGGCGCACCGGGCGGGCAGGCCGGTCAGGCACCGCGCTGTTGTTCGTGACGCCGCGCGAACGTCATCTGCTGAACTCGATCGAGCGGGTCACCCGGCAGAAGCTCGTCGAATCCGAACTGCCGTCGGTCGACGACGTCAACGCCCAGCGAGTGGAGAAGTTCCGCGATTCGATCACCGAGGCGCTCAATGCACCGGGAATCGACCTGTTCCGCAAGCTGATCGAGGGTTACGAACGCGACCACGACGTCCCGATGGCCGATATCGCCGCCGCGCTCGCGCTGCAGAGCCGCGACGGCGAAGAGTTCCTGATGACCGAACCACCTCCGGAGAAGCGCAGGGAACGACAAGACCGGCCGAAGCGCGAGGACGGTCCCCGCAAGCCGCGCGAGCGGCGCAGCGACCTCGCCACCTACCGCATCTCAGTCGGCAAGCGGCACAAGGTGATGCCCGGCGCCATCGTCGGTGCCATCGCCAACGAAGGTGGATTGCATCGCAGCGACTTCGGCCACATCACCATCCGGTTGGACCATTCGCTGGTGGAACTGCCTGCGAAGCTGCCCAAGCAGACGTTGAAAGCCCTTGAAAAGACTCGCATTCAGGGGAATCTGATCAATTTGCAGCCCGACCGGGCACCGAAGCGGGCATCAGGTAAGCCGAAGCGGAAACACGAATGA